The Salvelinus sp. IW2-2015 linkage group LG15, ASM291031v2, whole genome shotgun sequence genome includes a region encoding these proteins:
- the LOC111973877 gene encoding forkhead box protein D1, translating to MTLEGELELMERADIDVEGKGNKATRNQGYVSLTKEDGADLEQQRAASLSPKQPAKDTEDEGDFTPKCTKRIAASVKPPYSYIALITMAILQSPKKRLTLSEICDFISQRFTYYREKFPAWQNSIRHNLSLNDCFVKMPREPGNPGKGNYWTLDPMSSHMFENGSFLRRRKRFKRQNYRFGMMDTRCPLERSSVLPGFSFYGANGIGPCHFQVPGLELYHHLGIEHQSVSNQSIPPVSSILPALSSLLSRNSNIVQKTFLTPPSLSFENFETTHRSASTVAQALVPGSSFLSPASLHSMGAPHLWSFHPEYHKLRSLPNSSRIANELLQQLGDK from the coding sequence ATGACCCTGGAAGGAGAGCTCGAGCTCATGGAGAGGGCAGATATCGACGTGGAGGGAAAAGGGAACAAAGCTACACGGAACCAGGGGTATGTATCTTTGACCAAAGAAGACGGGGCCGATTTGGAGCAGCAACGCGCTGCGTCCCTGTCTCCAAAACAGCCAGCGAAGGATACGGAGGATGAGGGTGACTTTACGCCAAAGTGCACAAAGAGAATCGCTGCCTCGGTGAAACCTCCGTACTCCTACATCGCTCTTATCACCATGGCAATCCTCCAGAGCCCGAAGAAAAGACTGACTCTCTCGGAGATATGTGACTTCATCAGCCAGCGCTTCACGTATTACCGGGAGAAGTTCCCCGCGTGGCAGAACTCCATCCGTCACAACTTGTCCCTCAACGACTGCTTCGTCAAAATGCCCCGGGAGCCCGGTAACCCCGGGAAGGGGAACTACTGGACGTTAGACCCTATGTCGTCTCATATGTTCGAGAACGGGAGCTTCCTACGGCGGAGGAAACGTTTCAAACGGCAGAATTACCGATTTGGGATGATGGACACCCGGTGCCCGCTCGAGCGCAGCAGCGTGCTCCCTGGATTTTCCTTCTACGGGGCGAACGGAATAGGGCCGTGTCATTTTCAGGTACCCGGTTTGGAATTGTACCATCACTTGGGCATCGAACATCAATCTGTTTCTAACCAAAGCATCCCACCAGTGAGCAGCATCTTGCCCGCGCTCTCCTCACTTTTATCAAGGAATTCGAACATTGTCCAAAAGACGTTTCTTACACCTCCGTCTCTTAGCTTTGAGAATTTCGAAACGACGCACCGCTCAGCCTCCACAGTGGCCCAAGCTTTGGTKCCCGGATCTTCATTTCTGTCCCCGGCCTCGCTCCATTCGATGGGCGCTCCGCATCTCTGGAGCTTTCATCCCGAGTACCACAAACTGCGCTCTCTCCCCAACTCCAGCCGTATAGCAAATGAACTCTTGCAGCAACTTGGTGACAAATAG